CAACTTCAGATCATGGATTTTTTCTGCCAGAGCTTGCAAGAAATGAAACTAGTTGATATACGACTTATATGATACAGCAAGATGCTTGTCTACTTCTCCAAGAAGAGAAGGTTAGAAAAATATATAAAACAAAATTTGTAATAACGACTGTAAGTATTCAGGTATGAGCAGATAAAATTTCGATCTGAGTTATCTCTATCATCATGGCAGTAAAGAACATTATGTGAAAAGTTTGTGATTACCTTGTCAAACTGCTCAACACGGATTAGAGCTTTCATCAGTGTCGTGTATGTAATAACGTCGGGCCTAAAATCCTGGCATGTCAAGGGCAAAACAAATAAGACTTTTATGAGATCTGGATGAATTGCGTAGATGACGATATACCAAAGAAGTAATATGATGCAGGTCAAGAAAACAAAACAAGGGCAAAGTCATTGCTTACATTTTCCTTCATGAACTGAAGCACGGAGAATGCTTCAACAACCCTTCTATCCTCACCAAAAGCATTAATCAGTGAGTTGAGCACTACCGTGCTAGCCTCTAAGCCATCTGTTCTCATGGCCTTGACCACATTTAATGCATGGTCTGCTAAACCCTGGAGATGATCCGTGCATGAATTATGAGAACCAAAATGTTAAATCGAATCTAGTTAATCTACACAGATTTGTTGACGCTGGAACACTCTTGTCATATTGTACACCACTTACAAGTCAGGCAAATGACAACGAAAATCCAGAGCATATAGATTAAAATGCATCACTACATTATGCAGGTTCTTGTTAGTACAGAAGTACTTGCTAGCGTGAGGAAATACTGGGTAGTATGAAAAAAAAATTGTAGTGTAATATCAATGAGAATTTTACATCAACACTATCAGCGCTAGTTAGCTAGGGAACTAAGCAAATTGGCAAGGAACATTCATGTGCAACTGTAAGCCATAATCGAAAATCTACACTATAAAAGCTCCTTACCCTTTgggcgtaggcattgacaagggcATGGTACATGGTGTGGGATGGCTTGAGGCCGTCGGCCTTCATCGCGTCAATGCAATCAATTGCCTCCTTGAATCTACCAGATCTCCCATACACATCCACAAGTGTAGTGTAGGTGATAATGTTGGGAAGCAAACCCTGTTCCTTCATCTCTGACATCATTGTTTCCACCCTTGCCCACTGCTCTTGTTCACCAAGCAAATTGATCATGATGTTATATGTGGTCGTGCTTGGTGGGCAGTTGCTTTCACGCATCTCGTTAAACAGCTCCATGGCACGATCATGCCGCCCTCCCTTACAATGTGCATCGATAAGTGTGTTCCACGTGACAACATCCGGCTCAATCCCTTCTTGTCGCATCCGGTTAAATGCATCCATGGCGTGCCCAAGGCAATTGtacttcccaaacgcatctatcaTGACATTGTAGAAATGCCGGTCTGGATGTACGCCAATTGCCTGCATCTCACGAAGTACCGCAAATGACTTCTGCCATTCCCCCCTATCACGGAATCCCGCAAGGATCCGGCTGAACACATACGAGCTGGGTTTGACTCCGTCAGCGTCCATCTCCTTGAGCAGTATCCTTGCGCTCTCCCACCGCCCAGCCCTCGTGTATGCGTCCACGAGTAAGCTGTAAGTGGCCTCATCCGGCGCTACTCCACAGTCCGACATTTCGTCGAGCACCTGCTCGGCGTTCTTGAGCGACCCAATTTTCACATACCCTTTGAGCAGCGCGTTGTACGCTCGCGTCCTCGGCTTGATTTCTCCGGCAAGGAAGAATTCCAGGAACAGCGCTTCAGCCTCGGGCACGCGGCCCGCGACACCGAGCGCGGAGATGAGCGCGGTGACGGCATTGGAGCGTGGCGTGAGCCCGATGGCCTGCGCGGAGGCGAGGAGTTCGAGCGCTGCGTCCGGGAGCGCGGCCCGCGCGAAGGCGGAGATGAGGTCGGAGAAGAGCGGGGCGTCCGGCTCGAGGCGCGACTCTTTGAGGTCGCCGAGGAGGCGCTCGAGGATGGCGGCGTCGGGCGGGTCCCGCGTGTTGAGCAGCGAGGTGATGAGGTGCGAGTAGGAGGCGAGGTCCGGGAGGAAGTTGTTCTCGCGGAGGAGCGCGAGGAGCCGCAGCGCGACGGCGGGGCGGGAGGCcgcggcggaggcggcgaggaGGGAGTTGAGCAGCAGCGGCGAGGGCGGGTCGGAGAGGGACGGGGGGAAGGAGAGCAGCAGCGAGTGCGGGAGCAGGCGCCCGGAGACGGAGAGGGAGTGGATGAGCGACGAGAGGAGCAGGTCGAGCGGGAAGCAGAGGCGGTGGCGCTGGAGGAAGGGGAGCAGCGCGAAGGCGAGCGGCAGGGACGCGTCGCTGGCGGCGAGGCCCCGTAGCAGAGCGTGCCACTCGTGCGATGGCACGGCGGAGTAGGAGGCGGCGAGGCGGTGCTCGGGGGCGGGAACGGAGGGCGGAGGGGACGGCGACGTGAGGGAGGCGACGGTGGAGGGGTCGGAGAGGTAGGCGAGCAGCGGCTCGAAGTCGTAGCGGCTGGCGGTGGAAGTGGAGACTGAGGAAGAAGGGGAGCAGCTGGGTACAGGTAAacggaggcggtggcggtggcggtggcggtggtgggggaGGAAGGTCGGGGGGAGGAGCGAGGCGGGCATGGTGGTAGGGAAGAGAAGGAGATTGGGGAGAGCGAGCGGTGGAGACGTGGGCGCGGGAGAAAGAGTGGTTTATCCCGGTTTTGCGATTTTTCCCTGGGATTTTGCCCAAGGACTACTGGACTAGTACGGCCCCTAAACATAACCCcagcaacaaaacatttctttgagTATATCTACCTTTTTTTTACTTTCTTCGATCCATATTATTTGATGCTAAAATAAatatatctacaactaaaatatgtTTTATTTATGTAAGTACTAACTTGCTCGTTTTATATTAATCaaaggctaaagctaaattaacAAAGTATCGCGAGTTTTAAGAAGCCAATAATTGCAACCTAAATCTAAATAAATAAAACATGATAGTCATTAACGGATGAAAGCAATTTTCTCAAACTATAAACGGTGCACTGATATCTCCCTGGCGATAGGTGCAAAAATCTCTCTTGTGTCAAACTGTCATCAACAATCCAATCGCTAAAGAGAGAGCCTCTATGTACGCTAAAACTTTAAGAGATGGTGGATCAGTGACTCCCGAAAGAATGCTAGGGCGAGCCTCCCTTTGTGAGTATCCACTGAGAATCAAATTAGGTGGCACACAAAAAGGCCTTGCAAAACTCTACTATATTGGGTTTCCTCTCGGTTTTCTGCCCCTACTCACTGGTTGACAAGAGCAAATTTCCTACTCATACACCAAACACAATCTAAAATTGCAATCTCAATTACCAATCTAAAAAAACAAAGATACACCACAAAGAGACTGCAAATAGATGACAACAATCATGAGGGAAGCTCATGTGGCTCTAGAACATTGTTAGCATGAGAGAGATATAGAACAAGCTATTTCCACAAATCCATAGTCCGGGGGTGGACTACTACCTCTTCATCGTGTTGATGAAGGAGATGTTGTTAGAGAGGTTAGAGATGTGAGTCGGTGGCATTCCCCCCTTCAATCTCGTAGGATCTCCTGTGTTTCATGTTTTCTCTCATGTGGTGTGTCGTGCTTCAGGATCACGAAGGAGGCTATATACATGTGTTTATAGGTCAAAAAAAGTCCAGGGGCCCGAAGATCGAGTCATCATAGCAACAAGGCACCATGTAGGCACCATGGCGTGGTAGGGATATCTGGCGGGACCATGGGCCTCATCTTGGCCCTTCTGCTAGCCCAAGTGAGGTCCATGTGTTCCATGTCTTGATTTTCCATAAAAAACTTTCCTAGAAAAATGcgaggttgatacgtccaatttgcatcactattttatatcataatttgctgttattcattgatatatttcatattgggacacaatacttatgttatttcatctattttgcatgtttcatcattattggaggatcaagcaccggagccaggattctgcgggaaaaagcaccgtcagaacgcaatatttcggaagatcaactgtggaaggaaattataccaaaaatcatatttttcaagatgacgaaggaagccagaaggaggagccaggaggacccagggtgggcccacaccctagggcggcgcggcccatggcctggccgcgccgccatgtggtgtggggggcccacagcccctttcgcctccttttcttcgcgaaatccttcgtcccgaaaacctaagccacagagggtacctcgcgaagaggtacagccgcctctgcgaggcggagaacaccagagagaaaagagctctccggcgggcaggaatccgccggggaaattccctccgagagggggaaatcgacgccatcgtcaccgtcatcgagctggacatcatctccatcaccatcatcatcatctccaccatcatcaccgccgtctccaccgctggacaccgtcatcgccgtagcaatttgggtttgatcttgattgtttgataggggaaactctcccggtatcgatctctacttgttgttgatgctattgagtgaaaccattgaaccaagtttatgttcagattgttattcatcatcatatcacctctgatcatgttccatatgatgtctcgtgagtagttcgtttagttcttgaggacatgggtgaagtctaaatgttagtagtgaactatggttgagtaatattcaatggtatgatatttaagttgtggtgttattcttctagtggtgtcatgtgaacgtcgactacatgacacttcaccatttatgggcctaggggaatgcatcttgtattcgtttgccaattgcggggttgccggagtgacagaaacctaaacccccgttggtatatcaatgcaggagggatcgcaggatctcagagtttaaggctgtggttagatttattcttaattactttcttgtagttgcggatgcttgcaaggggtataatcacaagtatgtattagtcctaggaagggcggtgcattagcataggtgcacccacacaacacttatcataacaatgaagattatttagccgtatgtagcgaaagcactagactaaaatcccgtgtgtcctcgagaacgtttggtcattataagtaaacaaaccggcttgtcctttgtgctaaaaaggattgggccactcgctgcaattattactctcgcactttacttactcatactttattcaactgttacatcaaaaccccctgaatacttgtctgtgagcatttacagtgaatccttcatcgaaactgcttgtcaacaccttctgctcctcattgggatcgacattcttacttatcgaaaatactacgatacaccccctatacttgtgggtcatcaagactattttctagcgccgttgccggggagtgaagcgctattggtaagtggaattggtaaggaaaacctttactgttgtgctgattttatttctttcgctgctataagtcattatggagagatcttctcttcaatttttatttgggaaatctactactaccgcaacggtagtggatgaggcgccaggtgaggaagtaataccatataaaatacctatgaaaattattgaacgtgttatggataaccgctatgaaggggatggaaccgtccatcccggtgatcatttaatgctttttgcatgaattatgcgggttattcaaatgtgcaggtattgctatggatgaagtgaggaagaaactattctctttatcgctgtccggtaaagcggcgcattggtacaaattatcggataatggggattctcttgaatggaatgatattgtgccccggttttattctaagttctatcctccaagtgaaattcataaggatcggaatcgcatatataatttttggcctcatgatggagagagtattgcccaagcttgggggagattgaagtctttaatgctcaaatgccccattcatgagcttcctggtaatgttattattgataatttctatgcaagactttcttttcaagacaagaccttgctttggatacttcttgttctggatcatttacacgcaacaaagaagagtttaaaagggaccttcttgatcggatccaagaaaataatgaaggttgggagaacgacaaggatagagaatcaggtataatttatgattataaatgcattgaagcttttatggatactgataaatttcgtaatatgagtgctacatatggtcttgattctcaagttgctgcaaatctttataaagcttttgcctctcattatgaattgccaaagaagaattttgataagtatcatgaaccgtataaagataaaattgattcatctattaataaatgcgttgtagttgaaaccgctgatcatgttattcctgaagcttatattgaaaaaactcctttccctgctaaaatgaaggagtactctgttataaatagtgcggttcataaaagtgaaaagaaacctgtagaacctgaagaacaaataaaagttgaacctgctgttgcaatagttaaagatcttgtgactgaaaatgtggaggatggtcatattattttctgtgaagatgcttctaatattgtttcacatcctaataaacccaaacaagctagtgttcctatgctatctgttagaattggcgatcattgctattatggattatgtgatattggtgcaagtgttagtgctattccttatgagctttacacggagattatgcacgaaattgattcttgtgaacttgaagatattgatgtggttattcagctggctaatagagaaactatttctccaattggtattgttcgagatgtggaagtcttatgcggtaagattaaatatcctgctgactttttggtacttggttctgctgctagtgattattgtcctattatttttggtagaccttttctaaatacttgtggagctattatagattgcaagaaagagaaaattttgactaaatttgctggtgaatcttatgagtttaacttctctaaatttactaaaactccttataaagctgatttgcctagtaatgattttaaaatggagcagtgtgcatctattgttcttgttcctaacaatcctttgcagcaacatttggaggatagcgagagtgaagtttttaggaaagaaagagatgagcttgaggaaatttttctccgccaacctattctgaagcatgatttaccggtggaagatttgggtacaacaccgccaccaaaggaagatcctgtttttgatttaaagcctttgcctgataatcttaaatatgctcatattgatgataagaaaatatatcctgttattattagttctaagctttcagagattgaggaagaaaggttattggaaatattgaagaagcaccgaggagctattggctacactcttgatgatttgaaagggatttctccttctatttgccaacatgctattaatatggaagatgatgcaaagtctgttgttgaacctcagcgtcgtctaattccgaagatgaaggaagtggtaaggaatgaggtattaagacttcttgaagctggtattatatatcctattgctgatagtagatgggttagtcctgtgcattgcgttcccaagaaaggaggaatgactgttgtgcctaatgataatgatgagctcatccctcaaagagtagttgtagggtatagaatgtgcattgatttttgaaaagttaataaagttactaag
This Lolium perenne isolate Kyuss_39 chromosome 1, Kyuss_2.0, whole genome shotgun sequence DNA region includes the following protein-coding sequences:
- the LOC127312559 gene encoding uncharacterized protein, which encodes MPASLLPPTFLPHHRHRHRHRLRLPVPSCSPSSSVSTSTASRYDFEPLLAYLSDPSTVASLTSPSPPPSVPAPEHRLAASYSAVPSHEWHALLRGLAASDASLPLAFALLPFLQRHRLCFPLDLLLSSLIHSLSVSGRLLPHSLLLSFPPSLSDPPSPLLLNSLLAASAAASRPAVALRLLALLRENNFLPDLASYSHLITSLLNTRDPPDAAILERLLGDLKESRLEPDAPLFSDLISAFARAALPDAALELLASAQAIGLTPRSNAVTALISALGVAGRVPEAEALFLEFFLAGEIKPRTRAYNALLKGYVKIGSLKNAEQVLDEMSDCGVAPDEATYSLLVDAYTRAGRWESARILLKEMDADGVKPSSYVFSRILAGFRDRGEWQKSFAVLREMQAIGVHPDRHFYNVMIDAFGKYNCLGHAMDAFNRMRQEGIEPDVVTWNTLIDAHCKGGRHDRAMELFNEMRESNCPPSTTTYNIMINLLGEQEQWARVETMMSEMKEQGLLPNIITYTTLVDVYGRSGRFKEAIDCIDAMKADGLKPSHTMYHALVNAYAQRGLADHALNVVKAMRTDGLEASTVVLNSLINAFGEDRRVVEAFSVLQFMKENDFRPDVITYTTLMKALIRVEQFDKVPVIYEEMITAGCAPDRKARAMLRSALRYMKHTRVA